From a single Scomber japonicus isolate fScoJap1 chromosome 12, fScoJap1.pri, whole genome shotgun sequence genomic region:
- the ap1m1 gene encoding AP-1 complex subunit mu-1: protein MSASAVYVLDLKGKVLVCRNYRGDVDMSEIEHFMSLLMDKEEEGTLSPILAHGGVRFMWIKHNNLYLVATSKKNSSVSLVFSFLYKIVQVFSEYFKELEEESIRDNFVIIYELMDELMDFGYPQTTDSKILQEYITQEGHKLDTGAPRPPATVTNAVSWRSEGIKYRKNEVFLDVIESVNLLVSANGNVLRSEIVGSIKMRVFLSGMPELRLGLNDKVLFENTGRGKSKSVELEDVKFHQCVRLSRFENDRTISFIPPDGEFELMSYRLNTHVKPLIWIESVIEKHSHSRIEYMIKAKSQFKRRSTANNVEIHIPVPTDADSPKFKTTVGSVKWVPENSEIVWSIKSFPGGKEYLMRAHFGLPSVEAEDKEGKPPISVKFEIPYFTTSGIQVRYLKIIEKSGYQALPWVRYITQNGDYQLRTQ, encoded by the exons ATGTCTGCGAGCGCCGTGTATGTCTTGGATTTAAAAGGAAAG GTCCTGGTGTGCCGAAACTACCGTGGAGATGTGGACATGTCAGAGATTGAGCACTTCATGAGCCTTCTGAtggacaaagaggaggaggggacgCTCTCTCCAATCCTGGCCCATGGGGGTGTTCGTTTCATGTGGATCAAACACAATAACCTCTACT TGGTTGCAACATCCAAGAAAAATTCCAGTGTCTCCTTGGTGTTCTCCTTTTTGTACAAAATAGTCCAG GTTTTTTCAGAGTATTTCAAAGAATTGGAGGAAGAAAGCATCAGAGATAACTTTGTCATCATATACGAGCTGATGGACGAGCTGATGGACTTCGGTTACCCTCAGACCACCGACAGCAAGATTCTGCAAGA ATACATAACCCAGGAGGGGCACAAACTAGACACCGGAGCCCCCCGCCCCCCAGCAACAGTCACCAACGCTGTCTCCTGGAGGTCAGAGGGCATTAAGTACAGGAAGAACGAAGTCTTCCTGGACGTCATTGAGTCAGTCAATCTCCTG GTTAGTGCCAATGGTAACGTTCTACGTAGTGAGATCGTGGGCTCCATTAAGATGCGTGTCTTCCTGTCTGGGATGCCTGAGTTGCGGTTGGGCCTTAACGACAAGGTTCTGTTTGAAAACACTGGAC GAGGGAAGAGTAAATCAGTAGAGCTGGAGGATGTCAAGTTTCACCAGTGTGTCCGTCTGTCTCGCTTTGAGAACGACCGCACTATCTCCTTTATTCCTCCTGATGGAGAGTTTGAGCTCATGTCCTATCGCCTCAACACTCAC GTGAAGCCCTTGATCTGGATTGAATCTGTAATCGAGAAGCACTCTCACAGTCGGATTGAGTACATGATCAAG GCGAAAAGTCAGTTCAAGAGGCGTTCCACAGCCAACAATGTGGAGATCCACATTCCTGTGCCAACGGACGCTGACTCACCTAAATTCAAGACCACAGTAGGCAGCGTGAAGTGGGTGCCTGAGAACAGTGAGATCGTCTGGTCGATCAAGTCCTTCCCT GGTGGAAAAGAGTATTTGATGAGAGCCCACTTTGGGTTGCCAAGTGTAGAGGCTGAAGATAAAGAGGGGAAGCCACCAATTAGTGTCAAATTTGAGATTCCGTACTTCACCACCTCAGGCATTCAG